The sequence CGGCCAGGCCCAGCGTGTAGCCCTCGCCCGTCAGGTCGGCGCCGACCAGCACGCCGCCCAGATTGGTATCGACGCCCGCGGCGTTCTCATTTCCATCGGTCGAGGTCCACGCACCGAACGCCTGAGTCCAGGCGGAATAGCCCATGTCGGCCGGCGCCAGCGCGCCGAAGGCCGAGGTGCCCTTCCCCTTCGGTTCCTCGCCATAGGCGAGCGGAGCCGTCGAAGTCGCCGGCGCCTTGGCGGCGCCTATCCGCGACAGACGCGAGAGGATGGCGAGTTCCGCCTGCATGGATTGCTGCGCGAGCGCGCCGGTCACATCGGCATGCACCTCGCCATCCAGCAGCGCGAAGGAATTTGCCAGCGCGACCGGATCCTCGGCGCCGAACACCCAGCGATAGAGCTCGCTATTGCCGTTGGCCGCGTCGATGGCGTTGGCAACGGCGCGCTGGTTGGCGGAATTCGCCACGCTGGCGAAGGCGACATCGTTACGATCGAGCGTCACAGAGACCGTGTTGGCGTCGCCGCCGAGCGTCGGGTCGATGAACAGGAAGTCGGAGGTGACGGTCAGCGTGTCGAAGCGCTTGCCCTCGATGCCGCCGGTGGCGTTGATCAACGTGTAGCGGCTGCCGAGCGTATAGGGGCCCTTCTCCGTCGTCAGGGCGATCGTGCCGCCATCCAGCGTGGCAACGCCGTCGACATCGAGCTGGCCGTGATCGCCATTGCCGGCAATGGAGGCGTTCAGGGTCTGGAAGTTGTCGAGCGAGCCGACCGTGGACGTGCCGTAGTCGGCCAGGGTCAGCGAATTCGAGCCCGTCTCTCCGTCGAGCAGTCCGTCGATCGACTGGCCGGCATAGAGCGTGACGGCATCGTCGCCGCCGCCCAGCCGCACGTCGCCAACGATCTCGCCCTTGTTGACCAGCTTGTCGTTCCATTCGCCGGTCAGCGTGATCGCCTGGCCGATGTCGCTGGAGATCTCGCCTTCATTGTAGATCGAGGTCGCCGCGAAGGCCGCGCCGCCCTCGCTGTCGTCGACGAGGATGCCGCGCTGGACGCTGTGGATGACGCCGTCGGCATAGTTGTTGATCGTGCCGCCGCCGATCGAGACGGCGTCGGAGATGTTGGGATCCGTGAGCACGCCGTCCTTGAAGCCGCGCGCGCCCAGTGCCTGGATCGTGCCGTAGTTCTCGATCGCGACGAGGCCGTCGACATCGACGCCGTCGCCGTCCGTATCGGTCGAGCTCGTGACCTGCGCCTCGCCGGAAATCAGGCCGCGGTTGACGATCGACACCGGCGCTGCCGAGCCCGAGGTGTCGAAATTGATGCCGGAGCCGTTGCGGCCGCGGATCGTCGCGCCGGACTCGTTAACAACCGAGGCGCCGAGATCGCCGGTAATGCCGTGCTTCGAGCCCTCGATCAGCCCGCCAGCGAAGTTGTTGACCGCGCCGCCGCCCTTGTCCTGGAAGTCGATGCCGTCGCCGTTGAAGCTGTTGGCGTTCGCCGTGGACTGGATCGTGCCGTGATTGTTGATCGTGGCGTTCTCGCCGGGCCGGATCACATCGGCGCCCGTGGCGGCGCTGATCACGCCGGTCGCGTAATTGTTGATGGTGATCGTGCCGCCGGTCGCCGCGTTCAGATTGATCGCGCGGCTCGCCGTCGAGGTGATCGTGCCATAATTCTCGACCAGCACCGTGCCGCCATAGAGCGGGTTGCTGATCTGGAACGTGTCGTCGCCGTTGCTCTCGATCAGGCCGGTCGCGCGGTTGGCCAGCGTCAGCGAATGGCTGTTGTTGGCGGTGTTGTCATTCAGACGGATGGCGCGGCCGCTAGCCGACTTGATCGTGCCGGCATTGTCGATCGACAGGGTCGTCGAGGCGCCGTTGATGGTGACGGCGGTTGCGCTCGTCTGGAAGCTGCCGCCGCTCTGCACCGTCAGAGTGTCGGTCCCGGCCATGGTCAGCGCCGTGGTACGGGGCGTCCCGGCGACCACGGTCGTGTCCGCGCCATATGCGGCGTTAGACATGGTGGAGAGCACGCCCGTCGCGGCGAGCACCATCCAGCTTACGGAAGAGAATTTCCTGATCACGTCAAAGCCCCCGGTCTGACAACCGGGGTGCTTTACGGATTCAATATGACAGCCAGACAACAGCCGGCATCGGCTGCCGGGTCGGCTAGGCGATCGCGGGCAGCGCCTCGAGTTCGCCCGGCAGCGCATAGGCCCAGCTGGTGATCGAGCCGGCGCCGAGGCAGACCACGAAATCGCCCGGCCTGGCGATCGCGGCGACTTCCGGAGCCAGGGACTGCGGGCCAGCCAGCGCCCGTGCATCGCGATGGCCGCGCACGAGCAGGCCTTCGACGAGATGGTCGCTGTCGATGCCGTCGATCGGCGCTTCGCCGGCCGCGTAGACCTGAGCGACGAACACGGTGTCGGCATCGTTGAAGCAGGTGCAGAAGCCGTCGAACAGATCGCGCAGGCGCGTGTAGCGGTGCGGCTGGACCACGGCGATCACCCTGCCCCGGGTCGAGGCGCGGGCCGCCTTGAGCACGGCCGCGATCTCCACGGGATGGTGGCCGTAATCGTCGAACACTTCGACGCCGTTCCAGGAGCCAGTATGGGTGAAACGGCGCTTCACGCCGCCAAACGCGGCGAGGCCGGCGCGGATCGCCTCGTTCGAAATGCCGAGATGATGCGCGATGGCGATGGCGCCGGTCGCGTTCTGCACATTGTGCTCGCCAGGCATCGGAAGGACGAGGTCGACCAGTTCGTCGGTCTCGCCTGTGACGCGGTCGCGGATGCTGGCGGTGAAGATCGACTTGCCGGCATCGTTGCGCAGTTCGCTGTAGCGGATGTCCGCCTGCGGGTTGGCGCCATAAGTGATGATGCGGCGGTCTTCGATCTTGCCGATCAGCGACTGCACTTCCGGATGGTCGAGGCACATCACGGCGAAGCCGTAGAACGGGATGTTCTCGATGAACTGCTTGTAGGCGTCGCGCGCCTTGTCGAACGTGCCGTAGTGATCGAGGTGCTCGGGATCGATGTTGGTGACGAGCGCCACGTCGGCCGGCAGCTTGACGAAGGTGCCGTCGCTCTCATCCGCCTCGACGACGACCCAGTCGCTGGCGCCCATGCGCGCATTGGTGCCGTAGGCGTTGATGATGCCGCCATTGATGACGGTCGGATCGAAGCCGCCGGCGTCGAGCAGGGCCGCCACCATCGAGGTGGTGGTGGTCTTGCCATGCGTGCCGGCAATGGCGATGGCGCTCTTCAGGCGCATCAGCTCGGCCAGCATCTCGGCGCGGCGAACCACCGGCAGCAGGCGCTCGCGCGCGGCCTTCAGCTCGGGATTGCTGGCCTTGATGGCGGAGGAAACGACGACCACGCGGGCATCGCCCAGATTGGCCGCGTCATGGCCGACGGCGATGGTGACGCCCTTGGCCTTCAGGCGCTGGACATTGGCGTTCTCCGCCGTATCCGAGCCCTGGACCCGGTAACCGAGATTGACCAGCACTTCGGCGATGCCGCTCATGCCGATGCCGCCGATGCCGACGAAATGGACGGGCCCAATGTCGCGGGGCATTTTCATGACTTAAACTCCGGTCGATGCGCCGAGCCGCTCGCCGCCGGCCACGCGCTCGACCAGATCGGCCAGGCGTTCCACGGCGTCGGGACGACCGACTGATTTTGCTGCGGCCGCCGCCTGGGCCAGACGGCCCGGCTCAGCCAGAAAGGCGGTCAATTCGCGCGACAGCCGGTCGGCTGTCAACTCGGCCTGCGGCACGACCCAGCCACCACCGGCCTTGGCCAGCACGAGCGCATTGGCGCTCTGATCCTGATCGATCGCGCCGGGAAGCGGCACCATGATCGCCGGGCGGCCGATGACGGCCAGTTCGCAGACGGTCGAGGCGCCGGAACGCGAGATCACCAGATGGCTCTCCGCGATACGGGCCGGCATGTCGGTAAAGAACGGCGCCAGTTCCGCCGTGACGCCGAGCTTGGCATAGGCGGCGCGGACGCGGTCGATATCCTCGGGCCGGCACTGCTGCACGATCGAAAGCCGGGCGCGCGCCGACGGATCGAGCTTGGCAAGCGCCTCGGGCAGGAGGTCGGAGAAGAAGCGTGCGCCCTGGCTGCCGCCAAAGATCACCAGATTGAGCGAACCGTCCGCCGCGATGCGCGGATAAGGCACCCTGCTGGCGTCGATCACCATCTGGCGGACGGGATTGCCGGTCTGCACGATCTTGGCCCCGGCGGCATTGGCGTGGCCGACCTC is a genomic window of Kaistia defluvii containing:
- the murC gene encoding UDP-N-acetylmuramate--L-alanine ligase, which encodes MKMPRDIGPVHFVGIGGIGMSGIAEVLVNLGYRVQGSDTAENANVQRLKAKGVTIAVGHDAANLGDARVVVVSSAIKASNPELKAARERLLPVVRRAEMLAELMRLKSAIAIAGTHGKTTTTSMVAALLDAGGFDPTVINGGIINAYGTNARMGASDWVVVEADESDGTFVKLPADVALVTNIDPEHLDHYGTFDKARDAYKQFIENIPFYGFAVMCLDHPEVQSLIGKIEDRRIITYGANPQADIRYSELRNDAGKSIFTASIRDRVTGETDELVDLVLPMPGEHNVQNATGAIAIAHHLGISNEAIRAGLAAFGGVKRRFTHTGSWNGVEVFDDYGHHPVEIAAVLKAARASTRGRVIAVVQPHRYTRLRDLFDGFCTCFNDADTVFVAQVYAAGEAPIDGIDSDHLVEGLLVRGHRDARALAGPQSLAPEVAAIARPGDFVVCLGAGSITSWAYALPGELEALPAIA
- a CDS encoding autotransporter domain-containing protein codes for the protein MIRKFSSVSWMVLAATGVLSTMSNAAYGADTTVVAGTPRTTALTMAGTDTLTVQSGGSFQTSATAVTINGASTTLSIDNAGTIKSASGRAIRLNDNTANNSHSLTLANRATGLIESNGDDTFQISNPLYGGTVLVENYGTITSTASRAINLNAATGGTITINNYATGVISAATGADVIRPGENATINNHGTIQSTANANSFNGDGIDFQDKGGGAVNNFAGGLIEGSKHGITGDLGASVVNESGATIRGRNGSGINFDTSGSAAPVSIVNRGLISGEAQVTSSTDTDGDGVDVDGLVAIENYGTIQALGARGFKDGVLTDPNISDAVSIGGGTINNYADGVIHSVQRGILVDDSEGGAAFAATSIYNEGEISSDIGQAITLTGEWNDKLVNKGEIVGDVRLGGGDDAVTLYAGQSIDGLLDGETGSNSLTLADYGTSTVGSLDNFQTLNASIAGNGDHGQLDVDGVATLDGGTIALTTEKGPYTLGSRYTLINATGGIEGKRFDTLTVTSDFLFIDPTLGGDANTVSVTLDRNDVAFASVANSANQRAVANAIDAANGNSELYRWVFGAEDPVALANSFALLDGEVHADVTGALAQQSMQAELAILSRLSRIGAAKAPATSTAPLAYGEEPKGKGTSAFGALAPADMGYSAWTQAFGAWTSTDGNENAAGVDTNLGGVLVGADLTGEGYTLGLAGGYSRGSTDVDDRASSADIGTGLLALYGGARFDQLRLRGGASIAWSSIDTKRTTVLGDLVERPEASYDATTANLFAELGYETQFGASTLEPFAGIGWVNVDADGFTETNAPVTGLRSDGASFDTPYTTLGVRASTEMVVGGVKVAPRGMLGWRHAFQDIPDAALAFSGTGTGTGFTVDGAPIARDSLLLEAGLDVAVNANVNLGLTYAGSFGDGATSNAVKVNGEIRF
- the murG gene encoding undecaprenyldiphospho-muramoylpentapeptide beta-N-acetylglucosaminyltransferase, with translation MEKTILLCAGGTGGHLFPAEALAYALKSRGWSVHLATDHRAETYGQNFPADETHIIRSATPSVKSPKVFLAAALSLWHGYRQSKAMLKRLRPAAVVGFGGYPTVPPLMAAVRLRIPTIAHDANAVLGRANRLLASRVSAVATSFPEVGHANAAGAKIVQTGNPVRQMVIDASRVPYPRIAADGSLNLVIFGGSQGARFFSDLLPEALAKLDPSARARLSIVQQCRPEDIDRVRAAYAKLGVTAELAPFFTDMPARIAESHLVISRSGASTVCELAVIGRPAIMVPLPGAIDQDQSANALVLAKAGGGWVVPQAELTADRLSRELTAFLAEPGRLAQAAAAAKSVGRPDAVERLADLVERVAGGERLGASTGV